A DNA window from Candidatus Zixiibacteriota bacterium contains the following coding sequences:
- a CDS encoding integrase core domain-containing protein, which translates to MTKSIRLGLTSKWLSVVQEYERVRQKRSENFNTVEEICKAYRVHRKNIRKYYERWIKSGKKVDALLPQKRGPKLGQLKILSKEEERTIVKIQRRLQASGFEIFHLIKGNDNFKVHPSVLTIYRTFKRYPLNKKRKEKIKRYEKRYPGELAHADTYNLSITLFIERAKYHLLGLLDDCTRLCYVELIRDLRSATATKAFFNGCKWFAMHGFKIEEVMTDNGSEFTAYTSSRAKKTHFFETMLGIFDIRYRYTLPYRPQPNGKIERFWRILSDECIRLQTKSLSKEDFVAELEGFMYRYNYQRRHGGLGYITPLDKLKSVTEIMR; encoded by the coding sequence ATGACAAAGTCTATCAGATTAGGACTGACGTCCAAATGGTTATCGGTAGTACAGGAGTATGAGCGAGTAAGGCAGAAGAGGTCGGAGAATTTCAATACAGTAGAGGAGATCTGTAAGGCATACAGAGTTCATCGCAAAAACATCCGGAAGTATTATGAGCGATGGATCAAATCTGGTAAGAAAGTGGATGCGCTTTTACCTCAGAAGAGAGGACCTAAGCTGGGGCAATTAAAGATCCTTTCAAAGGAAGAAGAAAGGACAATAGTCAAGATTCAACGTCGTTTACAGGCGAGTGGATTTGAGATATTTCATCTTATAAAGGGCAATGATAATTTCAAGGTACATCCATCAGTATTGACGATCTACCGTACCTTTAAGCGTTATCCCTTAAATAAGAAGCGTAAGGAGAAGATAAAAAGGTATGAGAAGAGGTATCCGGGCGAGCTTGCACATGCGGATACCTATAATTTATCGATAACCCTGTTTATTGAGAGGGCTAAGTATCATCTATTAGGTCTCTTGGATGACTGCACCAGGCTTTGTTATGTCGAGCTGATAAGAGATCTGCGGAGTGCCACAGCAACCAAGGCGTTTTTCAATGGGTGTAAGTGGTTTGCGATGCATGGATTTAAGATAGAGGAGGTCATGACAGATAACGGTTCTGAGTTTACTGCCTATACCAGCAGTAGAGCAAAGAAGACCCATTTTTTTGAGACCATGCTTGGGATTTTTGACATCAGGTATAGATATACCTTACCCTATCGTCCGCAGCCCAATGGTAAGATTGAGAGGTTCTGGAGGATATTATCTGATGAGTGCATAAGGCTTCAAACCAAATCACTATCTAAGGAGGATTTTGTAGCTGAGTTAGAAGGCTTTATGTATCGCTATAATTATCAAAGAAGACATGGAGGATTAGGTTATATCACACCGCTTGACAAATTAAAATCTGTTACCGAAATTATGAGGTAG